One genomic segment of Paraburkholderia phymatum STM815 includes these proteins:
- a CDS encoding enoyl-CoA hydratase/isomerase family protein encodes MIRETIELVIQGPVATITLARPDKMNALSDQLLIELQHALDEIEQNVSVRAAIITGRGKAFCAGFDLSPREEPFVTVRDWREHVKLGNDTWWKIWKSRVPFIAAVNGYALGGGCDLTMVCDYTLAADTAWFGEPEIQFQSAPPYNITPWILGMKKAKEFLLLGDRVDAHEAERLGIANRIVPLNELNATAMQIALRIARLPPPAVELNKLGLNRSYELRGFTSTVEYGAEIFTQVLMSKSEEAEEFFERMNREGLKAAFKWRDARFSADNKDHTT; translated from the coding sequence GTGATCCGCGAAACAATTGAACTTGTCATCCAGGGCCCGGTCGCCACAATCACCTTGGCCCGTCCCGACAAGATGAATGCGCTGAGCGACCAGCTCCTGATCGAGCTGCAGCATGCACTTGACGAGATCGAACAGAACGTGAGTGTCCGCGCAGCAATCATCACCGGAAGGGGCAAAGCTTTTTGTGCGGGCTTCGATCTCTCACCGCGCGAGGAACCGTTCGTGACCGTACGGGACTGGCGCGAGCATGTGAAACTTGGCAATGACACGTGGTGGAAGATCTGGAAATCTCGCGTGCCATTCATCGCAGCGGTCAATGGGTATGCGCTTGGTGGCGGTTGCGATCTGACGATGGTGTGCGACTACACACTGGCCGCAGACACAGCTTGGTTCGGTGAGCCTGAAATCCAGTTCCAGTCTGCGCCGCCCTACAACATCACGCCCTGGATCCTCGGCATGAAAAAGGCGAAGGAATTTCTGCTGCTTGGCGACAGAGTCGACGCACATGAAGCCGAGCGCCTCGGCATTGCAAATCGCATCGTGCCACTTAACGAACTCAACGCGACCGCGATGCAGATTGCGCTACGAATCGCGCGCTTGCCGCCGCCAGCAGTGGAGCTTAACAAGCTCGGTTTGAACCGAAGCTATGAATTGCGGGGCTTCACATCGACGGTCGAGTACGGCGCTGAGATTTTCACGCAGGTGCTCATGTCAAAGTCGGAAGAAGCCGAGGAATTCTTCGAACGAATGAACCGGGAAGGCCTAAAGGCCGCGTTCAAGTGGCGCGACGCCCGCTTTAGCGCTGACAACAAAGACCACACCACCTGA
- a CDS encoding acetate--CoA ligase family protein: MHPLSPLLNPNSIAVLGASPRAEALGNTVIRNLQRIGYAGAIYPVHPGAPEVLGIPAYANLDDIPGSVDCAVIALSYDKALPALEALNARGVRNAVLYASGFAETGAEGAALQEELTRYCNQNGINLCGPNCLGLYSVASRVSLYSAALPENLRPGGLALLSHSGSACIALSNLDRLGFSHLVSLGNGAVTDIADYLDYVAQDEHTTVAALFIETLRDPEKFAVAARKMRAAGKPVVALKVGRSSSGAAASAAHTGALATPDTALQAFFHRLGVVLVEDYDELIETCVLFLGNDRKPKSNGVAVLNVSGGELALTCDIAERVGLTLPDLAPATVNLLREILPPFGAPRNPLDATGVAVFDIDMYGACLRALLADPAISLVAISQDCPSTLGKDQAATYRRLVQAVAKVNADAAKPIVFFNNISDTIHPAVLEPLNEASVPSLCGMRNALRAIGHLIDHHAHAEVKHTSVGHLRDEQWAERLASGLPFTERESKAFLADHGIAVTREQLATNADDAASAAKRLGFPVVLKIDSEDIPHKTEVGGVVLNLASEAEVATAFDDLIARVRKHMPQAHINGALVQQQIDKGIEAIVGIATHKPFGPGVLVGSGGVLVELVKDATFDIAPVTTRDASSMIARTRLADLTRGFRGATPADREALAELVSRLSEVAIVYADELDAMDLNPVSVQPIGKGAIVLDALIIPKADNKTPSATNIEEAQT; the protein is encoded by the coding sequence TTGCATCCGCTCTCTCCCCTTCTGAACCCGAACTCTATCGCTGTGCTCGGTGCATCACCACGCGCGGAAGCGCTCGGCAATACTGTGATCCGCAATCTGCAGCGCATCGGCTATGCAGGGGCGATCTATCCGGTACACCCGGGCGCCCCCGAAGTGCTGGGCATCCCGGCCTACGCAAATCTCGACGATATTCCCGGTTCTGTCGATTGTGCCGTCATCGCGCTTAGCTACGACAAGGCGCTTCCCGCACTCGAGGCACTTAATGCACGAGGTGTCCGAAACGCCGTTCTGTATGCGAGTGGGTTCGCAGAGACCGGCGCCGAAGGAGCGGCACTCCAGGAGGAACTCACCCGCTACTGCAACCAGAATGGCATCAATCTCTGTGGACCAAACTGCCTCGGTCTTTACAGCGTCGCTTCGCGCGTATCGCTCTACAGTGCTGCGTTGCCAGAAAACCTGCGACCGGGCGGCCTGGCGCTGCTGTCCCACTCCGGATCAGCCTGCATTGCACTGTCAAATCTCGATCGTCTGGGCTTCAGCCATCTGGTGTCGCTCGGAAATGGCGCCGTGACAGACATTGCCGACTATCTCGATTATGTCGCCCAGGACGAGCACACGACAGTTGCAGCGCTTTTTATTGAAACCCTGCGCGATCCAGAAAAGTTCGCCGTCGCGGCAAGGAAAATGCGCGCGGCGGGTAAACCTGTCGTTGCGCTAAAGGTGGGCCGCTCAAGCTCTGGCGCAGCAGCCAGCGCTGCCCACACCGGCGCCCTCGCCACGCCGGACACAGCACTGCAGGCATTCTTCCACCGACTCGGTGTGGTGCTGGTCGAAGACTATGACGAACTCATTGAGACCTGCGTGCTTTTCCTGGGCAATGACCGCAAGCCGAAGAGCAACGGTGTGGCCGTGCTTAACGTCAGTGGCGGTGAGCTTGCGCTGACCTGTGACATCGCTGAACGAGTGGGTCTCACTCTGCCCGACCTCGCGCCCGCGACCGTCAACCTTCTCCGGGAGATCCTGCCTCCCTTTGGCGCACCGCGTAATCCGCTCGATGCGACAGGCGTCGCAGTGTTCGACATCGACATGTATGGCGCGTGTCTGCGGGCGCTGCTCGCAGATCCGGCCATATCGCTGGTCGCGATTTCCCAGGATTGCCCGTCGACGCTCGGCAAGGATCAGGCAGCGACCTACCGGCGACTGGTCCAAGCAGTTGCGAAGGTCAATGCAGACGCTGCCAAGCCGATCGTGTTTTTCAACAATATCTCAGACACAATTCACCCAGCCGTCCTCGAGCCACTCAATGAAGCGAGCGTCCCGTCGCTTTGTGGCATGCGCAATGCACTGCGCGCCATCGGGCATCTGATCGATCATCATGCACACGCAGAGGTCAAACACACTTCCGTGGGACATCTGCGCGATGAGCAATGGGCTGAACGGCTCGCATCGGGTCTGCCGTTCACAGAGCGTGAAAGCAAAGCATTTCTCGCCGACCACGGTATCGCAGTCACTCGCGAGCAGCTGGCAACCAACGCCGATGATGCAGCAAGCGCCGCCAAACGTCTTGGCTTCCCTGTTGTATTGAAAATCGATTCCGAGGACATTCCACACAAGACGGAAGTTGGCGGTGTGGTGCTCAACCTTGCCAGCGAAGCCGAAGTCGCCACCGCCTTCGACGATCTCATTGCGCGTGTCAGAAAACACATGCCGCAAGCGCACATAAACGGCGCACTGGTGCAGCAGCAGATTGACAAGGGCATAGAAGCTATCGTAGGCATCGCGACGCACAAGCCTTTCGGACCGGGCGTTCTGGTTGGCTCGGGTGGCGTGTTGGTCGAACTGGTGAAAGACGCAACTTTTGATATTGCGCCGGTCACGACTCGCGATGCGAGCTCCATGATTGCGCGCACACGTCTCGCCGATCTCACTCGGGGATTCCGTGGTGCTACACCCGCAGACCGGGAAGCACTCGCCGAGCTCGTTTCGCGCCTGTCCGAAGTTGCCATCGTCTATGCAGACGAACTGGATGCGATGGATCTGAACCCGGTATCCGTGCAGCCCATCGGCAAGGGCGCGATCGTTCTCGACGCGCTAATCATCCCTAAGGCGGATAACAAAACGCCGTCAGCAACCAATATTGAGGAGGCACAGACGTGA
- a CDS encoding LysR family transcriptional regulator: MINNVGLKYFIGVARSGSIRRAAEQLHVAASAISRQIQMLEEELNAELFERHRGQKSLRLTAAGELLLNYTRLIENELDQVRADIRAIDTLQKGTVRLGASESFSREFLPSFLHRFHSQYPGITFNVIVGGGGKLVELLAKDEIDVALAYRAPDAFDVQVIAETHVTPCLLVSATHPFANRRSVDIEECGEIEIALPDESLTIRESYVRMFSKARIRPRTILVTNSFELMRAAAVSGLCNAIVNKYFGNYKVPRGLRYVPLHGEGVERWPLRLCVHTGRSLPVSVKLFIEQLQAEMDAVDESRQ; the protein is encoded by the coding sequence ATGATCAACAACGTCGGCCTGAAGTACTTCATCGGCGTAGCGCGGTCGGGATCGATCCGACGCGCCGCAGAGCAGTTGCATGTGGCAGCGTCTGCAATCTCACGGCAGATACAGATGCTGGAGGAAGAACTGAACGCAGAGTTGTTCGAACGCCATCGCGGTCAGAAGTCCCTCAGGCTGACTGCGGCTGGTGAGTTGCTGCTCAATTACACGCGGCTCATCGAGAACGAACTTGATCAGGTTCGCGCGGACATCAGGGCGATCGATACTCTTCAGAAGGGAACCGTCCGGTTAGGCGCCTCCGAGTCATTCTCACGAGAGTTCCTGCCGAGTTTTCTGCATCGATTCCATTCTCAATATCCCGGGATTACCTTTAACGTCATCGTGGGCGGCGGGGGTAAACTTGTAGAACTTCTGGCAAAAGATGAGATCGATGTTGCGCTCGCGTATCGTGCTCCGGATGCGTTCGACGTACAGGTGATCGCAGAAACTCACGTCACTCCCTGCCTGCTGGTCTCAGCCACTCATCCGTTCGCGAATCGACGCTCCGTCGATATCGAAGAATGCGGAGAAATTGAGATCGCCCTCCCGGACGAGTCGCTCACAATCCGCGAAAGCTATGTGCGTATGTTCTCAAAAGCACGCATTCGACCTCGCACGATTCTCGTTACCAACTCTTTCGAACTGATGCGTGCGGCGGCTGTGTCCGGGTTATGCAATGCGATCGTCAACAAATATTTCGGCAATTACAAGGTGCCGCGGGGGCTCCGGTATGTCCCGCTGCATGGCGAAGGTGTCGAGCGATGGCCCTTGCGGCTGTGCGTACACACGGGTAGAAGTCTACCTGTGTCGGTCAAGCTGTTCATCGAACAACTTCAGGCAGAGATGGACGCCGTGGACGAGAGCCGCCAATGA
- a CDS encoding ABC transporter ATP-binding protein: MITVSSLNKTYQTREGNEIRALHDVSFDVESGEFITVVGPSGCGKSTLLKILAGILRRSSGKVAVAGRPIDGPNREVGVVFQAPVLLPWRTVIENILMPSELHGKVDKTQRDRAARYLAMVGLEGFEDKYPSELSGGMQQRVGIARALCHDPTLLLMDEPFGALDAMTRESMNLDLLRIRAESGKTVLLVTHSIPEAVFLADRVIVMSPRPGRITDILPVNLPRERKLEMINSEPFGAVVSRIRTHFNSHGTLD, translated from the coding sequence ATGATCACGGTTTCTAGCCTTAACAAGACATATCAGACCCGGGAGGGAAACGAAATTCGCGCGCTTCACGACGTGAGCTTTGACGTTGAATCGGGTGAGTTCATTACGGTCGTTGGCCCGAGCGGTTGCGGAAAATCGACGCTGTTAAAGATTCTCGCGGGAATCCTGCGGCGTTCCTCGGGCAAGGTCGCCGTAGCGGGCCGGCCGATCGACGGTCCAAATCGCGAAGTCGGGGTCGTGTTCCAGGCACCCGTTCTTCTGCCTTGGCGAACCGTAATAGAGAACATTCTCATGCCGAGCGAGCTGCACGGAAAGGTCGACAAGACTCAGCGGGATCGTGCCGCGCGGTACCTGGCAATGGTTGGCCTGGAAGGCTTCGAGGACAAGTATCCCAGCGAACTGTCAGGCGGCATGCAGCAGCGCGTGGGCATCGCGCGCGCTCTTTGTCACGATCCCACACTGCTTCTAATGGACGAGCCGTTCGGCGCACTCGATGCAATGACACGCGAGTCAATGAACCTTGACCTGCTGCGCATTCGCGCGGAGAGCGGCAAAACCGTTCTTCTTGTCACGCACAGCATTCCCGAAGCAGTATTTCTCGCCGATCGTGTGATTGTGATGTCACCGCGTCCGGGCCGGATAACCGACATTTTGCCAGTCAACCTGCCACGTGAACGCAAGCTCGAAATGATCAACTCTGAGCCATTTGGAGCTGTAGTTTCGCGCATCCGCACGCATTTCAACTCTCACGGGACCCTCGACTGA
- a CDS encoding ABC transporter substrate-binding protein, with product MRNQFHRIFVLTLVLYTTFFLDPTYAAGPLKPVRIVVGTQTLNIGYPWLTLPQAQALGYWKEEGYDVQVVPLAPPAQPIALLLAGQADFAMVNGAVVVQAHALKNEPVKVAMLNGVTDWSIGVLADSPYKSVKDLKGKVIGTFGLASGGVALLRAYFQDNGMDPDKDVQIIATGSGAPAIDALRSGRVQALVFWATAMASYENAGLKMRYMRGADWRQIPDYSLSVMEKTAQTDPKMVEGIVRGMAKATVFALANPDCARRIQWKTWPSTKPTGSSDDKVLAKWDDNVLNAQLATLSDAFTMTGGKYYGNFDPAAYDRLQQFMLRTKQIPKTVPPSDYALQIPDFYGRANSFDAGAIKQASLKCSGW from the coding sequence ATGCGAAACCAATTCCATCGAATTTTTGTCCTCACACTTGTTCTTTACACTACGTTTTTCTTAGATCCTACCTACGCCGCCGGCCCCCTCAAACCCGTGCGCATTGTTGTGGGTACACAAACGCTCAACATCGGCTATCCGTGGCTTACGCTGCCGCAAGCACAGGCGCTCGGCTATTGGAAAGAAGAAGGCTACGACGTGCAGGTAGTCCCGCTCGCGCCTCCAGCTCAACCTATCGCATTGCTTCTAGCCGGTCAGGCTGATTTCGCGATGGTCAACGGCGCAGTGGTTGTACAGGCGCATGCTCTGAAAAATGAGCCCGTCAAAGTTGCAATGCTTAATGGCGTCACTGACTGGTCTATCGGTGTATTGGCCGATTCCCCATACAAATCCGTCAAGGATCTCAAGGGCAAGGTTATCGGGACGTTCGGCCTTGCGTCGGGCGGGGTTGCACTGTTGCGGGCTTACTTTCAGGACAATGGGATGGATCCGGACAAGGACGTCCAGATCATCGCGACCGGCAGCGGGGCACCGGCCATTGATGCATTGCGGTCGGGACGCGTGCAGGCACTAGTCTTCTGGGCCACTGCCATGGCGAGCTACGAGAACGCAGGACTCAAAATGCGATATATGCGTGGAGCCGATTGGCGACAGATCCCTGACTATTCCCTTTCCGTAATGGAGAAGACCGCGCAAACGGACCCCAAAATGGTCGAAGGCATCGTACGAGGCATGGCAAAAGCGACCGTCTTTGCATTGGCAAATCCCGACTGCGCACGCAGAATCCAATGGAAAACGTGGCCCTCGACGAAGCCGACGGGATCAAGCGATGACAAGGTACTCGCAAAGTGGGATGACAATGTTCTGAATGCGCAGCTTGCAACCCTGAGTGATGCATTCACGATGACTGGCGGGAAGTACTACGGCAATTTCGACCCCGCCGCATACGACCGACTCCAGCAATTCATGTTGCGTACCAAACAGATTCCGAAAACCGTTCCCCCGTCAGACTACGCGTTACAGATCCCCGACTTCTACGGAAGAGCCAACAGCTTCGATGCCGGCGCGATCAAACAGGCGTCGCTCAAATGCTCCGGATGGTGA